AAGTTGCTTCTGGGTAACTTGTAGGTACTCTTGAGTTGCTTCGACAGCACACGGGTCATGATCAAAACTTCCACCCGCGAAACCCAGGTCAAGCTCACGGTCTCGGTTCCACCGAGCCTTCATGTTCTGCTACGCAGCTGGGCCCTGTGCGAAGGCCGAGAACTCACCAGTGTTGTGCTTCAGTGCGTTGAGCACTCAGTGCGCCAACTCAAGAGCAATGGCTCTATTCCCAGCGCAGCCATCCGTGCTTACGAGGGTGCCTGTGATGAACGCTTGGCTGTGGGAGGTCTTTGATCGTGCAGATCGAACGGATGGAACAAGCTCTCCAGGCGCCGGTCATGGAAGCAGTGATTGCCCTAAGCGAACGGGTGCAAACTCTTCAGGACAATCCCGAGGGGCGCATCTACACCGCGTATCGCGCCATTGATCAAACTCTCACCCTTGGCTATTGCGACAACATCGAAGCGATTGATCAACAGATCCGCGATCGCGATTTTGTCGTCCTCGCTAGTCGTCGGGGAACCCGTCGTGAGCAGCGGTTGCTTCTGCTTACCCTCAAAGAAATTGGGATCACTGGCAGCTATAGCGATAACTGCTTTAAAGCCTCACCCCACACCTTGATTCATCTCAAACACCTCGGCTGGCCTCTTGGCCGCTTGAAGCACAGCATCAACAACAGCAAAACCCGCAAGCGGTTCAACTCTGAGCGGTGATTAAGGAACGACTGCGTTGAACTAACGAGGCCACAGCAGCTGGATCTAATGCAGCTCGATCACCTGAATCCATGGCGCGATAAAGGTCTGCAACGGCCCAGGCCTTGGAGGCCGGTTCATCGAGGTGTCGAGGGATGAGATGCAGATGAAGGTGTTGGGCACCTTCACCGAAGGCGATCGCATACACGCGCTCGCACCCGGTGATCTGCTTCACAAGATGACTGGCATCTCTTACTGCGCGTCCCCAGTCTGAGGCCTCCGCCTCAGAGAAATCCACAGGTCCAGAACAGTGGCGTAGTGAATCAAGCAAGAGCCAGCCGGAGAATGGGGCTGGGTCTGGGTGATGGCGCAGCACCCAGAGCTCAGACCGCAGAATCTCATAACGCTGTCGGGCTTCAGGGTCGGCATGCAGCTGACAAATGGCACAGCTTTCCACGGAGATGGTGTTCAACGGTGCAGGGTTCAACGGCGCACGGCTCCACGGCCGTTGCCGATCAAGCCGAAGTCAATGATGAGTCCGATCAAAACCACCAACAGTCCACTGAAGGAGGAGACTCCTCCAAACGACGCCTCAGCCCAGCAATACCCAAGAGTTGTTGTGGGAAGAAACAACAGGCCAAGAACGGGAAGGACTGGATTGGGAACACTGGTGCCAGTGAATGGCTGCAGAACGAAGCTGCTGTTGATCAACCACATCAACACCAAGACCAGGCGTGGGGCAAGCAAGCCAATCGCTGCCAGAAGACACATCGCGGTAAAGACGCTGAGTCATCCATAGCGCCGTCACCGGAGCAGGAAAGCCTCGTCACCAGAAGATTCAGGTTTCGAAGGAACAATTCATCGCTAACTCGAATGGAACCGAAGCATCCGGCAGCGACAGGAGGGTGCTGGAAAGCATCGCCAGGTCACCGGGTTGGGTCATTTCTGCCGGTTGCACCGCCGTCACCGCACGAGCCATGTCGGTGTTAACCCAACTGGGGCAGATCGCGGTCACGCGAATCCCCTGGTCCCAGCCTTCATTGCGCATGCTCTGACAAAGCGCCATCAAGGCGTATTTGCTGACGGGGTATCCCGCCATACGCCCCTTGACGCGCTTGCCACTCATCGAGACCAGAACCTGAATCCGCCCATGGCCACAGGACGCCAAGGATGGCCAGGCGGCGCGAGTCAGCCACCAGGGTCCCATCACATTGACGGACCAGAGTTCATCCAGGTCGCGCTCTTCGCCATTGGCAAACAGCAGCGGGGTGCGACGCAAAATTCCAGCACAATGAATCAGGGTGTCGATCTGTCCCCACTGGTGAATGGTGGCCTCCACCCAGGCTTCAGCACTCGCGGGGTCCCTGGCGTCGTAGGGGTGATGGGCAACACGGTCGACATCAAGTTCGGCTCCCCTAAGTGAATCTGGATCTCGCAAGCCGAGGCTGAGACGATGCCCCTCATCAAGGAGCCGCTTCGCAATGGACCGACCGATACCCCGACTGGCTCCGGTGAGCAAGACAGTGCGTTGCATCAGGTCACGTTCAAGAGTTGATTGAGAAGAGATTGTGGCGTCGATGCATCCACCAGGAGCGCTCGATTTGGCATCGTCATGAATCCTGTCGAGACGCAGTCATCCAGAAATCTCAGCAAAGCGTCGAAGTAGCCATTCACATTGAGCATGCCGATCGGTTTGGCATGAAAACGAAGCTGAGCCCATGTCAGTGCCTCAAACAACTCCTCGAGCGTTCCAAGACCACCGGGCATTGCAATTACCGCATCAGCCAACTCAATCATCCGCGCTTTGCGCTCATGCATCGAGCCCACAACATCCAGACGGGTCAAGCCGGTATGCACGACCTCATCGAGCATCAACGGCTCAGGGATCACCCCGATCACCTCACCACCCGAGGCCAGAGCGGCATCAGCAACAGCACCCATCAAGCCAATCCGAGCTCCGCCGTAAACCAGGGCGATGCCTTTGGAGGCAAGCAAGGCGCCCAACTCATTGGCGGCAGTCTGGAACAAGAGAGACTCTCCACTCCGAGAGCCGCAATACACAGCGATCCGATGCATGACGCCCTTGCCGTGATCCGTCCATCTTCTCCTGCA
This genomic interval from Synechococcus sp. UW69 contains the following:
- a CDS encoding HIT family protein: MNPAPLNTISVESCAICQLHADPEARQRYEILRSELWVLRHHPDPAPFSGWLLLDSLRHCSGPVDFSEAEASDWGRAVRDASHLVKQITGCERVYAIAFGEGAQHLHLHLIPRHLDEPASKAWAVADLYRAMDSGDRAALDPAAVASLVQRSRSLITAQS
- a CDS encoding SDR family NAD(P)-dependent oxidoreductase — protein: MQRTVLLTGASRGIGRSIAKRLLDEGHRLSLGLRDPDSLRGAELDVDRVAHHPYDARDPASAEAWVEATIHQWGQIDTLIHCAGILRRTPLLFANGEERDLDELWSVNVMGPWWLTRAAWPSLASCGHGRIQVLVSMSGKRVKGRMAGYPVSKYALMALCQSMRNEGWDQGIRVTAICPSWVNTDMARAVTAVQPAEMTQPGDLAMLSSTLLSLPDASVPFELAMNCSFET
- a CDS encoding TIGR00730 family Rossman fold protein; amino-acid sequence: MHRIAVYCGSRSGESLLFQTAANELGALLASKGIALVYGGARIGLMGAVADAALASGGEVIGVIPEPLMLDEVVHTGLTRLDVVGSMHERKARMIELADAVIAMPGGLGTLEELFEALTWAQLRFHAKPIGMLNVNGYFDALLRFLDDCVSTGFMTMPNRALLVDASTPQSLLNQLLNVT